The Streptomyces sp. GSL17-111 region GCCGCCGTCTGGCGGGACGCGCACGACGGCGGCGCCCGGTCGCTCCTGGAGCACGGCCACCTGACGCGGGGCGAGTTGGAGATCTGCCACCTGGGAGCGCTCCACGACGCCGCCTACCTCCTGCGGTCCCACCCCGAGGGGCCCGTCCGCTTCGACCACGGGGTCCGGCACTGGCTCGGCCCGGTGCGTTCGGCGCCGGTCGCGGCACTGGACCGGGAGATGCGGCGGCGCAGCCGGCTGCTGCGGCGGATCTGGCCGCACGACGAGGTCGACTCCGCGCCGGTCCGCCTCCGGCGGGCGGCGGAGCGGGGCCCGGCGGCGCGATGCGCCGTCACCCCCCGCCAGCTCGACCTCCTGCGGCTCGCCGACGGCCGTCGCACGCCGGCCGACCTCGCCACCGCGCTGGCCCGTCCCGCGTACCGCACGCTGCTCGACGTCCGCCGACTGGCCGCGGCCGGGCTCATCGAGACACCGCACACCTCCCCGCCGCCGCTCCCCCGGCGCCGGGCGGACGACCCGCCGCCCCCGGTGCCCACGCCGACCGACTGCCCGGACATCGCGACCCTGCGCCGCATACGTGACGCCCTGGAGGCCCTCCGTTGAGCCCACCACCCGACCGCACCCCGTCGTCGTCCACCCCCACCGCGTCATGAGGCGTGCACTGCGCCAGCGCCCGGTGGGCGAGCGGACGCCTCCTCCCCCGCCCCCGCCGCCCGCGCCGCCCCGGCCGCCCCGCCCGGACGTCTTCGACGAACTCGTCCGACTGCGCGCCCGGCTGCCGCAGGTCACCGGTGCCCTCGCGGCGAGCGTCGACGGACTCGTGCTGGCCTCCGACACCGCGCGGGTGGATCCCGAACCGCTGGCCGCCGTCACCGCCGCCTCCCTCGGCGTCGCGGTACGGCTCGCCGACGTCACCGGGCAGGGCGGCTTCCGCGAACTCGTCGTCCGCGCCGAGGGCGGCTACGTCGCGACCTACGCGGCCGGCACCACCGCCGTCCTGACCGTGCTGGCCGAGCCGCGCAGCAACGTCGGCCGCGTCCACCTGGAGGCCCGCCGCGCGGGCGCCCGCATCGGCGCTCTTCTCGAAGACGCCGCTTCCTGACCCTCCGTCACACCACAGAAAGGACATCCCATGGCGAACACCGAGACCACTCTCAAAGAGGCGATGACGACCATCGACGGCGTCGTCGGCGTCGCACTGGTCGACTACGAGAGCGGCATGGCGCTCGGCACCCTCGGCGGCGGCAAGGACCTCGACCTCAACGTCGCCGCCGCCGGGAACACCGACGTCGTGCGGGCGAAGGTGCGCACGATGGAGCACCTGGGACTCAAGGACGAGATCGAGGACATCCTCATCACGCTCGGCACGCAGTACCACCTGATCCGCCTGCTCAAGCGGCGGGACGCGGGCGGGCTGTTCCTCTACCTCGCGCTCGACCGGGGCCGGGCCAACCTCGCCATGGCACGGCACCAGCTCCGCCGCGTCGAGGCGCAGCTGGAGATCTGACGGCCCGTAGGCGACCCGGCCGGACGGCCGTCGCACCGCGCGAGGACCTCCGCACCGGCGGTGCGGGGGTCCTCGTGCCGTCTCCGCCCCTGTGTGCACCATCCCTTCAAGAAGTCGACGTGCCAGGGGCGTTGACGGCCCCCCTGCGTCCATCTATAAAACTGCGAGAGCGCTCTCAGCCTTGTGCTTCCCCCCACCCAGGAGGTGCTCTCCTTCATGTCCGCACACGTCCACAGACGACACGCCCTGCTCGGCGTCGTCGCCCTGCTCCTCGCCGTCCTGGCCTCCGGCCTCGGGACGTCCTCCGCCCGCGGGGACATCCCGCCGCCCGCCGACGGCTGGGAACTCCAGTGGGGCGACGACTTCACCGGGCCCGACCGGACGCCGCCCTCCAGCGAGAAGTGGATCACCGACCTCGGCCACTCCTATCCCGGCGGCCCCGCGAACTGGGGCACCGGGGAGATCCAGCGCTACACCGACTCCCCCGACAACCTGAGCCTCGACGGCAACGGCAACCTGCGCATCACCCCGCTCCGCGACGAGGCCGGGAACTGGACCTCCGGGCGGATCGAGACCCGCAGGAGCGACTTCAAGGCGCCCGAGGACGGCACCCTGCGCATCGAGAGCCGGCTACGGATGCCGGACGTCGCCGGTGAGCAGGCCCTCGGCTACTGGTCGGCCTTCTGGGCCCTCGGCTCGCCCTACCGGGGCAACTACTGGAACTGGCCGGGCAT contains the following coding sequences:
- a CDS encoding roadblock/LC7 domain-containing protein, which gives rise to MRRALRQRPVGERTPPPPPPPPAPPRPPRPDVFDELVRLRARLPQVTGALAASVDGLVLASDTARVDPEPLAAVTAASLGVAVRLADVTGQGGFRELVVRAEGGYVATYAAGTTAVLTVLAEPRSNVGRVHLEARRAGARIGALLEDAAS
- a CDS encoding transcriptional regulator; this encodes MATALDHLLTHLADEAATGALVGPAGTLYLLDGAVAHAECTGAPDVGTLLVRAGRLDAAVWRDAHDGGARSLLEHGHLTRGELEICHLGALHDAAYLLRSHPEGPVRFDHGVRHWLGPVRSAPVAALDREMRRRSRLLRRIWPHDEVDSAPVRLRRAAERGPAARCAVTPRQLDLLRLADGRRTPADLATALARPAYRTLLDVRRLAAAGLIETPHTSPPPLPRRRADDPPPPVPTPTDCPDIATLRRIRDALEALR